CCGCGCGTGCTGGCCAGCATGCGCTGGCGCGGTCGCTGATGCTCAAGACACAGGATCGGCTCGACGGTCAGGCGGCACCGGCATTGCTGCGCTGTGCGCTGGAACTGGAGGCGGATAATCTGGCGATGGCGCAGCAGCATTGCGAGACGGTGCTGCGGCTGCAGCCCAACAATCCGCTGGCGGCGGATCTGGTGATGCAGGGCATGGCGCGAACCAGCGAGGCCAAGCCGTTCTTCGATCTGGTTACCGAAAATGGCCTGTTGGTTACGCCGAACAGCTATCGGCTAATGCTGGCGGCGCGGGTGCATGAGACGGCGGGGGACCGCAATGCAGCGGCGCGCTATATCAATGCCGCGTCGCAGGCACCGCATGCGGCATTGATGCTGGTACCCGAGATATTGCCGCTCTCCGAATTGCAGAATGCGGTGCAGTCAGCGCCCGGTGATGCCCGGGCCGAGGTCCGGCTGATCCGCAAATTGCTGACATTGCAGCGCAATGGGGAGGCGCTGTCACGTGCGCGACGACTGCAGCAGCGTTTCCCCGGTGTGGCCGATGCCCATTTGCTGGTTGGCGATGTTCATGCGTTGGGCAATCGCTGGGATCAGGCGCTCACTGCCTATGAAGAGGCGGTCAGGTTGCGTTTCACCTTCGATGTCATGGTCCGGCTGCACGATGCCATGGCCAATCTGGGGCGCAATGACGCCAAAGCCGAGATATTGCGCCGCTTCCTTGCCAACAACCCGGCGCATTTGCGGGCCACGCACATGCTGGGGACGGCCTATCTCGATGCCGGACGCTGGGAACTGGCACGCACCACGCTGGCAGAAGTGCGGGCGCGACTGGGCGATAATGTTCCGCTGTTGCTCGCCGATCTGGCCCTGGCCGAACATATGGCCGGTGATCCGCAGGCAGAGGTAACAGCAGCGACGGCCTACCGCACTCTGCCGATGAACCCGGTGGTGACCTATGTCTATGGCCAGGTGCTGGGGGATGACGACAATCGTCTGCGCGATGCCATCGATTTGCTGGAAAAGGCGGTGTCGCTGGCGCCGGATAATCCGCACTATCGCGAAACACTGAACGAGACCAAGAAGCGCTATGCCGCGCAAAGTGAGGCTTGAGACTCAGTCTTCGGCGGCTTCAAGCAGTTCCTGCGGCGTGATACCGATCCGTTTCATCTGCGCCACTACAGGCGGCCAGACATTCTCGAAGAAATTGTCGCGCTCATCCGAACGCAGCCGTGCTACTGCGCCCTCGGCCACGAACATGCCGACACCACGCTGCACCTCGACCAGACCGTTATTCTGGAACCCCTGATAGGCCTTGGCCACAGTTAGCGGGTTGGCACCTTCCTGCGCCGCCAAAGCACGCACAGAGGGAAGCATTTCGCCCTCTTTATAGGTGCCGTCGAGAATGGATGCCGCGATCAGGTCGCGCAGCTTGAGATATACGGGTTTGGTTTCAGCCATAGTGCATCACTGGCATAACACAGCGGGTCAGGTCAAGTGTTATCCGATGATCGCCGGTTAGGTGTCGTCCGGTGCCCACTGACTGAAAACCGCATCGAGGCCGGGGCGCGGGCGTTCTTCCAGCGCCTTGGACGGGGTGCCAATATAGAGGAAACCGACAATCGTTTCCGGTTCGGTACCGAAAAGATCGCGCACCCGGTCATTATAAGCGGGCCAGCCGGTAATCCATCCACCGACAAAACCGGCGCTGTGGATGGCGTGTAGCAGGTTCATGGTGAACGCTCCGGCGGAGAGCTGCTGTTCCCAGTCGGGAATCTTGCTTGAGGCTTTGGGGCTGTACAGCACCACCAGCATTTCCGGCGCATGCGACGCGAACAGGTCCATCGCTTCGAGTTCAAGCCGTCCGGCATCGGGCTTTTCCGCGCTATAAGCCTGACGCAGCTTTTCCGCAAGCGTCTCACGCTGGTCGCCGGTCACATGCACCACGCGCCATGGCGAGAGCTTTCCATGATCGGGGGTGCGCAGCGCGGTCGTCACGATCCGGGCGAGCGTATCGGCATCGGGGCCGGGCGCGACCATGTCGCGCGGGCGGCAGGACCGACGTGAGGCGAGATAGCCGGACAGCGAGGAGAGGTCATTATACATGGTTCCGCATATTGTTCGGCGTTCAGCGAATTGCAATGCGCTGTGGGCTTTTCATGACAATTGGCTTCACAGCATGACATTTTTGTTTAAGGTGCGCTGCAAAATATGGCCTGCGGTGAAGCTGGCCTGACAATAATCATATCTGGAGGTGGGCTTTGGCCGGAACATATCAGCAGGACGGCGATTCAGCCGGTACATTTCTGGGGCATCCCAAAGGACTTTATGTCCTGTTTTTCGCGGAGATGTGGGAGCGCTTTTCCTATTATGGCATGCGCGCCCTGCTGATCTTCTACCTGACCAAGCACTGGCTGTTCTCGGACAGCGAGTCCGGTGTCATCTACGGGGCCTATACCGCTCTGGTCTATATCACCCCGGTGCTTGGTGGCTATCTCGCCGACCGGTATCTCGGCCAGCGCAAGGCGGTGATGTTCGGGGCTATCCTGTTGACGCTGGGGCATGGCTTTATGGCCTTTGAAGGTGAACCGGCGGTCGGCAATGTCGACAATCCGGTAATCTATGTCTTCTGGCTGGCGTTGGCGCTGATCATTGTCGGCTCTGGCTTCCTCAAGGCTAATATCTCGGTGATCGTCGGTCAGCTTTATCCACGCACCGATACCCGCCGCGACGCCGCTTACACGATCTTCTACATGGGCATCAACCTGGGTGCGGCCATCGGTTCGCTGCTCTGCGGCTATATTGGCGAGACCTATGGCTGGGCCTATGGTTTTGGCCTTGCCGGCATCGGCATGCTGCTCGGGCTGGTGGTGTTCGTCTGGGGCAAGCCGCTGCTGCTCGGTCGCGGCGAACCGCCCAAACCGCTGGCCAAAAATACCGAGTGGACCATGTACGCCATCGGCATTGGCATGGTCGGCATTTGCTGGGCCGCGATCCAGTTTCAGGACCTTGTGGGCTATGTGCTCGGCGGCTTTGGCGGCGCTTTGGTGCTCTATGTGCTGTTCACCGCGGTGGCCAAGCTGCCATCGGAAGAGCGCGACCGCATTTTCGCCGCGATGTTCCTGATCCTGACCTCTATCGTCTTCTGGGCATTGTTCGAGCAGGCCGGGTCATCGCTCAACCTGTTCACCGACCGCCATGTCGATCGCGGCGGCGTCCCGGCATCGACCTTCCAGTCGATCAATGCCATCTACATCATCCTGCTGGCCCCGGTATTTGCCATTGTCTGGCAGTTCCTCGGCCAGAGAGGGCTGGAGCCTTCGGCACCTTTCAAATTCGGCCTTGGCGTGATCCAGGTCGGTCTCGGCTTTCTGGTGCTGGTCTGGGGCGCGCAGGCGGTGGGCATGGAAAATGCCACGCCGGTGATTTTCATCTTCCTGATCTACCTGCTGCACACCACCGGTGAGCTCTGCCTTTCTCCGGTCGGTCTGTCGGCAATGAACCGGCTTGCTCCGGCGCATATGGCCTCGCTGATCATGGGTACCTGGTTCTTCGCCTCGGCTACCGGCAATTTCGCTGCCGGTCTGATCGCCGCCGCCACCGGCGCGGAAGGCGTTGGTGAAGAAGCGGGCAAGCAGGTTGTGCTGGGCGTTTATTCCACTGTCGGTCTCTATGCCGTCGGCATCGGTGTCGGTGTTCTGGTCGTATCGCCCCTGATCAAGAAGCTGATGCACCTCGACACCCTGACCGACGACACCATCGATGACGACCTGCTCGGCCAGAAGGAAATCGCCGAGCCACAGGCTGGGGGTATCCGTCCGGCGACGCGCCCGGCGGAATAGCCGTTCACAACTCTCGACAGACAAAAGGGCGTCCATCGGGGCGCCCTTTTTGCTTCGGGGATGCCGGTCAATTCCCCAGGGAATATTATGCGCAATTGCCCTGCACGGTGAGATGCACTAACGCTGTTGTAAAAGCCACAAAGGCGGAGGGTTGCATGGATTATAGCATATTGCTGATCGCCGGCTCGGTCGGTTTTGTCGTCACCCATTTGGGCTTCTCCCACCTGCTGCGCGGCACGTTGCTGCGCCTGCTCGGTACGGTGGGTTATCAGATTGTCTATTCGCTGGTTTCCTTCGCCACCTTGGGACTGGCGATCCATGCCTATCGCGAGCTGCCGTCGACTGCGTCCTTATGGAGCGTTCCCGGCTGGATGCCTGCGGTCAGTGCGTTCCTGATGTTCTTTGCCAGCGTGCTGTTTATTGGCTCGGTCTGGAAAAACCCGGCCATGCCCGCCCCCCAGGCAGGAGAATTTGCCGAACGCAAACCCGATGGCGTGTTCAAGATCACCCGCCACCCGATGATGTGGTCTTTCGCGATCTGGGCGTTGGCGCATATCCTGGCTCGACCGACAGGCGCCAATTTGTGGCTGATGGGCAGCATATTGGTGCTGGCTGTTGTCGGCGCGGCGGGGCAGGATCGACGCAAGGTCGAGGAGATGGGCCTGTCCTGGCAGCACTGGCAGAACAAGACCAGCTTCCTGCCCTTTGGCAAGGGACTGGTTACGCCCGGATCGGGCATCATTATCGCCGGGATCGCGGTCTGGCTGATTGCCAGCTGGGCGCATCATGGCCTTGGCTTTGCCATGGTCCCGCCCTGGACCAATTTGTGGGGCATTAGCGCCCCCTGATCGCACTCTACAGCCGCGTCATCTTCAGCATCGCCTCGCCATAGCGGGGACCGGCGGTGCCGCCTATCGGTGCAGCCGCGTCGAGCCGGGACATATCGTCTTCGCCGAGCGCCAGATCGGCGGCGGCCATGCTGTCTTCCAGCGTCGCGCGACGTTTGCAGCCGGGGATGGGGACAATATCCTCGCCCTTGTGCAGCAGCCAGGCCAGCGCCACTTGCGCCGCCGAGCGGTTATGGCTGGCGGCAATGTCCTTGACGACATCGACCAGCTTGAGATTCTGGTCGAAATTCTCTTCCGAATAGCGTGGATCGCGGCGGCGATAATCATCCTCGTCGAGATCCTCGCGCGAGGTGATCTGGCCGGTCAGGAAGCCCCGGCCCAATGGGCTATAGGGTACAAAGCCGATGTTCAGCTCCTGACATAATGGCAGGATTTCCTCTTCGACCTCGCGTTCCCATAGCGAATATTCGGATTGTAGCGCCGCAATCGGGTGTGTTGCCTGCGCCCGGCGGATGGTCTCCGGCCCGGCTTCGGACAGGCCGAGAAAGCGCACCTTGCCCTCTTCGATCAGCCGTCCCATTTCGCCCACCGTCTCCTCGATCGGGACATCGGGGTCGACCCGGTGCTGGTAGAACAGGTCGATCTCGTCAATGCCGAGCCGCTGCAGCGATCCTTCACAGGCGCGGCGCACATTGGCCGGGGTGGAATCGACACCCTGAAAGCCGTCTTCATTGAATCTGAAACCGAATTTGGTGGCGATCACCAGCCGGTCGCGGCGTCCAGAAATGCCGCGCCCCAGCAACTCTTCATTGATATGCGGGCCATAGACCTCGGCGGTATCGAACAGGGTGACGCCCAGCTCTATGGCGCGGTCCAGCGTGGCCAGCGATTCCGTCAGGTCGGCCTCGCCATACATGCCCTTGCCGATGCCTGCCATCGGCATGCAGCCCAGCCCCAGTGCCGAGACGGTCAGCTCACTACCCAGTTTGCGCTGCTGCATCCTTGTTCTCCTGTGCCCTGTTATTGTCGCGCTTGCCATCGATATAGCCCCATATGTCGCGGCGCAGCTCCGGTGCGAACAGGTATAATATCAGAACATTGGGCAGCGCCATCAGGAAAAATGCACTGTCGACCAGCGCGATGACAGCATCGATCTGCAGCAAAGCCCCCAAAGGCAGGATGAAGATATAGATCAGCTTGAAGGTCATCTCGCGGTTACGGCCCTTGCCGAAGAGATACTGGAACGCCTGCAGTCCGTAAAAGCCCCAGGCGCATAAAGTGCTGTGTGCGAACAGCATCACCGCTGCGGTGAGCAGCCAGGGGAACCAGTCCGCAATCTGGCCAAAGGCCTCGGCGGTGATGCGGATATCCTGGTTCTCGCCGGTCCAGGTACCGGCCAGCACGATGGCGATGGCACCGATCGAACAGACGATAACCGTGTCGCAAAAGGGTTCGAGCAGCGCCACCAGACCTTCGGAGGCAGGTTCGCGCGTTTTCGCCTGGGCATGCGCGATCACCGCCGAACCGACTCCTGCCTCGGAGGAATAGACCGCGCGCTGCATGCCGACAATGAAGGTGCCGACCATGCCGCCGGCGACCGCCTCACCGGAAAAGGCATCGGAAATAATCAGGCCCAGAGCGGCGGGCAGTTCGCCGAAATTCACCACGATAATGGTGAGCACGCCGGTGATATAGACAGCCGCCATCATCGGCACGAGGACCGCCGTTACCCGGCCCAGCCATGTCACTCCGCCAATCACCACCAGCCCGACAAAGAACGCCATGACCAGCCCGTAGATAAAGGCAAAGCTATTGGGGTCGCCGGCCTCGGAAAAGGTCGCATAGCCGGTGACTTCGGACAGGGTGGCCATGCTCTGATTGACCTGCACCAGCGGGATAGCGCCGATAAAGGTCATCACCGCGTAAAAGGCACCCAGTGCAAAGCCGAGACGCGGCAGACCGCGCAGAGCAAAGCCGTTTTTGAGATTATACATCGGTCCGCCGCGTACGCTGCCATCGGCGTCGACCACGCGATATTTCAGACCCATTGTGACCTCGACGCATTTCACTGTCATTGCGAAAAAGCCGATGACGAACATCCAGAAGGCCGCGCCGGGTCCGCCGGTGGCAATGGCAATGGCGACGCCGGCGATATTGCCGAGGCCGATAGTGCCCGACAGCGCGGTGGTCAGCGCCGAAAATTGCGATATCTGCCCCGGTGCATCGGGCTCGT
Above is a genomic segment from Pseudomonadota bacterium containing:
- a CDS encoding tetratricopeptide repeat protein, whose amino-acid sequence is MASRKRMRHKPPMRWPMAALAVVTASTLVLAPVVGQDNSAAQEAFARAEQSIAGGDYRTARIELLNAIADDPDWAEARLMQAMVYLRLRDPLGAEAELRRARELGVEDQELRHLMGHALLLQGQLDRARNWLTEGPVARRHLGYAQRILAEVNLAEGDRDRARAAYDAAIAADDRDPMLWVSIARYRFMGGDQQGAIEAADFAVSLAPQSVEALLYRGELARSQFGLVPSLPWFERALEIDPDHIPALIAYAETLGDAGRMTDMLSAARRIIALEPGNDRGYFLQAVLAARAGQHALARSLMLKTQDRLDGQAAPALLRCALELEADNLAMAQQHCETVLRLQPNNPLAADLVMQGMARTSEAKPFFDLVTENGLLVTPNSYRLMLAARVHETAGDRNAAARYINAASQAPHAALMLVPEILPLSELQNAVQSAPGDARAEVRLIRKLLTLQRNGEALSRARRLQQRFPGVADAHLLVGDVHALGNRWDQALTAYEEAVRLRFTFDVMVRLHDAMANLGRNDAKAEILRRFLANNPAHLRATHMLGTAYLDAGRWELARTTLAEVRARLGDNVPLLLADLALAEHMAGDPQAEVTAATAYRTLPMNPVVTYVYGQVLGDDDNRLRDAIDLLEKAVSLAPDNPHYRETLNETKKRYAAQSEA
- a CDS encoding amino acid carrier protein, whose translation is MANPILAFLTDAIDALNSAVFSPIPFFGAEIPWIVLWLALPMLIFTVYFGFLNLRAIPLSLRILRGDYDEPDAPGQISQFSALTTALSGTIGLGNIAGVAIAIATGGPGAAFWMFVIGFFAMTVKCVEVTMGLKYRVVDADGSVRGGPMYNLKNGFALRGLPRLGFALGAFYAVMTFIGAIPLVQVNQSMATLSEVTGYATFSEAGDPNSFAFIYGLVMAFFVGLVVIGGVTWLGRVTAVLVPMMAAVYITGVLTIIVVNFGELPAALGLIISDAFSGEAVAGGMVGTFIVGMQRAVYSSEAGVGSAVIAHAQAKTREPASEGLVALLEPFCDTVIVCSIGAIAIVLAGTWTGENQDIRITAEAFGQIADWFPWLLTAAVMLFAHSTLCAWGFYGLQAFQYLFGKGRNREMTFKLIYIFILPLGALLQIDAVIALVDSAFFLMALPNVLILYLFAPELRRDIWGYIDGKRDNNRAQENKDAAAQTG
- a CDS encoding peptide MFS transporter, with the protein product MAGTYQQDGDSAGTFLGHPKGLYVLFFAEMWERFSYYGMRALLIFYLTKHWLFSDSESGVIYGAYTALVYITPVLGGYLADRYLGQRKAVMFGAILLTLGHGFMAFEGEPAVGNVDNPVIYVFWLALALIIVGSGFLKANISVIVGQLYPRTDTRRDAAYTIFYMGINLGAAIGSLLCGYIGETYGWAYGFGLAGIGMLLGLVVFVWGKPLLLGRGEPPKPLAKNTEWTMYAIGIGMVGICWAAIQFQDLVGYVLGGFGGALVLYVLFTAVAKLPSEERDRIFAAMFLILTSIVFWALFEQAGSSLNLFTDRHVDRGGVPASTFQSINAIYIILLAPVFAIVWQFLGQRGLEPSAPFKFGLGVIQVGLGFLVLVWGAQAVGMENATPVIFIFLIYLLHTTGELCLSPVGLSAMNRLAPAHMASLIMGTWFFASATGNFAAGLIAAATGAEGVGEEAGKQVVLGVYSTVGLYAVGIGVGVLVVSPLIKKLMHLDTLTDDTIDDDLLGQKEIAEPQAGGIRPATRPAE
- a CDS encoding nitroreductase — encoded protein: MYNDLSSLSGYLASRRSCRPRDMVAPGPDADTLARIVTTALRTPDHGKLSPWRVVHVTGDQRETLAEKLRQAYSAEKPDAGRLELEAMDLFASHAPEMLVVLYSPKASSKIPDWEQQLSAGAFTMNLLHAIHSAGFVGGWITGWPAYNDRVRDLFGTEPETIVGFLYIGTPSKALEERPRPGLDAVFSQWAPDDT
- a CDS encoding GntR family transcriptional regulator; translation: MAETKPVYLKLRDLIAASILDGTYKEGEMLPSVRALAAQEGANPLTVAKAYQGFQNNGLVEVQRGVGMFVAEGAVARLRSDERDNFFENVWPPVVAQMKRIGITPQELLEAAED
- a CDS encoding aldo/keto reductase; the protein is MQQRKLGSELTVSALGLGCMPMAGIGKGMYGEADLTESLATLDRAIELGVTLFDTAEVYGPHINEELLGRGISGRRDRLVIATKFGFRFNEDGFQGVDSTPANVRRACEGSLQRLGIDEIDLFYQHRVDPDVPIEETVGEMGRLIEEGKVRFLGLSEAGPETIRRAQATHPIAALQSEYSLWEREVEEEILPLCQELNIGFVPYSPLGRGFLTGQITSREDLDEDDYRRRDPRYSEENFDQNLKLVDVVKDIAASHNRSAAQVALAWLLHKGEDIVPIPGCKRRATLEDSMAAADLALGEDDMSRLDAAAPIGGTAGPRYGEAMLKMTRL
- a CDS encoding NnrU family protein produces the protein MDYSILLIAGSVGFVVTHLGFSHLLRGTLLRLLGTVGYQIVYSLVSFATLGLAIHAYRELPSTASLWSVPGWMPAVSAFLMFFASVLFIGSVWKNPAMPAPQAGEFAERKPDGVFKITRHPMMWSFAIWALAHILARPTGANLWLMGSILVLAVVGAAGQDRRKVEEMGLSWQHWQNKTSFLPFGKGLVTPGSGIIIAGIAVWLIASWAHHGLGFAMVPPWTNLWGISAP